The genomic window ACATGCCTCTTTCCTAGACCTGTATCACATAATCCAGGTACCCTGGCCCTTGCCTCCAACCCTATGCCCTATAACCCAGGCATGCTAGTCATGCAAGCATATCCTGCATTCTGTATCACAGGGATGCTGATGATCCGTCCTCAACTCTGTATCATCTAACCCTGGGGGTTAAGCCCCTCCAATCTCCAGTTCTGTATCCTATACATATGTGTGCTCATGGGTCTGTAAAATCCAGGTATCCTACTCTTTATTCCAATATACAACCCAGGCATACAGATCTTTCATCCCCAAATTTTGCCATGTAACTCGGGGCTCTAGTTCTGAGTTCTCCAATTCGGAGGTATCAAACCTGTGCTGCCTGAATCACCTtcaaatgtaattgagaaatatttaacaacataaaaatacaataggCCATAGatgatattacattttaaaaccagCAAGTGGCCCTCTGTTCGAGCTTGGGACGGGAGCCGGACATTGGAGGTACCGATCCTCAGCCTTAGAGATTATTTTTATAACACCAGGATCCTGATGCCCACTCTCTCCTGATACTCGGGGATACACAGTGCCAGCAATAGGGGCCGGGCTCTCAGTCCTCCCCAGGGTGCCCTTTAATCAGGATTACACCATCTCCTGTGTACTGGCCTCCAGGGCCCAGCTCTCTGTCCTGTGAGCTGCTATCTTGGCCCCTAATTTCTCTGCTCTATGGTTCATAACTGGCATCTGTGCCCAGGACGTCGAGCACTCTCCCCCTCTGCAGTGCCAATCTCCTGCTGAGCTATACACGCTGCAGGCGGCCCTGGTCCCCCGTGGACAGCTCTGTGCCCTGCTGCCCCTGGGCCCCCACCTCTGCCCCCCTAACCCAGGCATCCGGGGTGTCCGGGATCCCGCCTGCCCCCAGGGCCACACACCAGACATCCAGGGTCCGGTCTGGCCCCTGTGCTTCCCTGGGGTCTTTCTGGGCCCCAGCTGGACGGCCCAGCTCCATGGGCGGCTGAAGGATCAGAGAGCTCCGGGGACCTGCGGGTAAGAGAGGCTCAGATCCCGCTGCCCCGGAGCGGGGGCATAGGGAGCCTCCAGACTCCCACGGCTGGGCCCCCGGCGGGCGGGTCTGCACCTCCGCGGGGCGGGGACACAGTGCAGAGGAAGGCGGGCCCCACGGGATACCGGTGGTTAGGCGGTCGCTACTACGCAAGCGCGCAGTGCTGCCGGGCCAAGCGCGCGAGGGCGGAGGCTTCGCGCAGGCGCGGAGAGCGGCGTGCGTCGGGACGGTGGGTCCGAGCCCGGCGGGCGAGAGGGGCCAGTCGTGCGCGCGCACGGCGAGGAGTTGGGCGTGGGGCATTGCGGGGCCCGCTGCGGGCCTGGGGAGCACTCACCGCAGTGGGCCCGGGGCTCGCGAGGTCTTACGGAAGCCGGGGGCTCCATCCACGCCCGtcgtgggggggaggggagggcgtGAGGGCGGAGCTGCGCCTCGCGCCTTCGGATTACGTCACTCGTCGGCGTCGAAGGCCCTTCTGGGAGCTGTAGTCCCACCCCGAGGGGGTGGGGCACCATTCGCTCCAACGTCTTCCCGTGGGAGGGGTCTCGCCGGCATGGTGGGGTGCGGGCCGGCGTCCAGGCCGCGGAAACAGGCCAAACAAAAATGGCAGCCAGAGGGAAGGAGAttagatgtcaggaaaaacttcctgactCGGAGGGATATGAGTTGTGGTGTAAATCAAAAACCTGCCTCCCTGGGAATGCCGCTTCCTGCGTCCCTAACTGccctcctggggtgggggtgggggtggggtcacTGGGCAGGGGTCCCTGGGGGGGGTAGCGGTTGGCCCGGCTCCGGGGGGCTCAGGTTCTGGGGTGACGTCAGTGTCTGCTGCTCCGCAGATGGAGGTCCAGCGGGCCTTGGAGCGGCTGCACATGACCATCTTCTCCCAGAGCGTTTCCCCCTGTGGCAAGTTCTTGGCGGCCGGGAACAACTACGGGCAGATTGCCGTCTTCAGGTACGGGGGGACCCCCACCCGAGTAAAGTGGGGCGGCCCCGGCCTGGACCTCACCGCCGCCCCTCAGGGGCTTCCGTTCTGCGATGCTGAGTCTTCTCTCCCCCTTCAGTTTGTCAGCCGCCTTGAGCTCGGAGGCCAAAGAGGAGAGTAAGAAGCCGGTGGTGACCTTTGCAGGTGGGTGAGGTCATGGGGCCGCCTGGATTGGGGAGCAGGAGTTAGGGGGCcgtggggagtgggggaggggcagaatgCGGGAATCAGCATTCGTCTGGGGCCGCACGTTTTCTTTCAGCCCACGATGGCCCCGTGTACAGCCTGGTCTCCACAGACCGACACCTGCTCAGCGCAGGGGATGGTGAGGTGAAAGCCTGGCTTTGGGGGGAGATCGTAAAGAAGGTGAGTGGGGACtatggagagggaaagagtgcCTCCTGGGAGGGCTGAGGAGCAGGATGCTTCGTGCCAGGCAGGGAGTCTGGATATCTCTTTGTGCTCTCTCCTCCAAAGGGCTGTAAGGAAGTGTGGAGCCGTCACCCCCCATACAGGTGAGCAGGCTCGTTGGGTTGGGGCCCTGCTAGTACTGTTTCCTCCTCTCAGGCTGACCCCATTTGCCCTTCTAAACAGGAGCAGCTTGGAAGTTCCTGAAATCAATGCTTTGCTGCTTAACCCTAAGGTAGGATTCTCTTTCAGCCAGCTTTCAACCTAGCCTGCTCTGGGCTCTTTTCTGACCTGTGTCCCTTTGTCCAAACCGTGCTCCTGACTTGATTTcagtcccttctgtctccctgtACTGTCTGACATCTTCCTTGTTTTCGTTCCCCTACAGGAAAATTCTCTCCTCTTGGCAGGAGGTGACTGCCAGCTTCATACTATGGATCTAGAGACAGGGACATTCACAGTGAGTTGGGGCTAGGGTGCCTGGTCAGGTATGGAGAAGGACCAAAGTTGTGGACATGGAAAATAGGTGGATAATTTCTGTATATCTGCCTGGGCAAATTCCTAGGAAACCAAGTCCATGCTGTTGTAATGCTACTCTGTCTTGCCTTTTTAccacttctcccttctccattgcCACCCATGTTTGTCAGACATTTTGAGGCATATACCCTTGCCCTCTGAGGTGGAAGGAGACAGCTTTTAGGATAAGTCTGAGCTGACTCATCTTTACTATCTTTGCCTAGCGTGCACTTCGAGgtcacactgattacattcattgCTTGGCTCTTCGGGAAAGGAGTCCTGAAGTGCTTTCTGGGAGTGAGGATGGCACTGTTCGTCTCTGGGGTAAGGGAACGGTTGTCTGGAGGGTTGGGACTACAGATAGAAGAATTTGGCAGGGAGGGATATGGAGGGCTGGGGTCAGGAGGAACAAAAAgtataagaaagaaataagacaTATCCTAAGGTTCTCACTGTGTCTCTTCTCAGATCTTCGTACAGGTGAGGAGGTTCAGATCATTGAAGTTTACAAGCATGAGGTGAGGCTTTCACTGTTCTGTCtgtccctcccccctttccttaAAAAGGGGGTTAGCTAGATTAGCTAAGTGATAAAGTAGATGGAatgctggaatcaggaagatttgagttcaaatttggcctcagacacgtattagctttataaccctgagcaagtcacctagtCTTTGTTTCCCTCGtgtcctcaactgtgaaatggaggtgacgatagtagcacctacctcccagggtggttgcaaggatcaaatgagataatatttgcaaattgcttagtacagtgcctggcatatagtaagcacttaataaatacttcttccctcctctctcacctccctttcccTGTTCTTCCTTTCCAGGAGTGTGCTCGACCCCAGAATGGGAAGTGGATTGGATGTTTAGCAACTGACTCAGATTGGATGGTGAGCAGCTAGGCgctttgggaaaaagaatttgtGCTCAAGTTAAATACTCTGCAGGGTTGGAAGTAAGCAGGGGAACTACAATTAGAGATGGGTGATGATGGACACCATTCTCTCCAGGTATGTGGAGGTGGCCCTGCTCTTACTCTTTGGCACCTTCGATCTGCCACGCCCACCACAGTGTTTCCACTTAGGGCCCCACAGAAGCATGTCACCTTCTACCAAGACCTGGTGagctttcttcctttgttcttgCCCAGCTGGCACTTGATCCCTTTGTCTTCAGGCTTTTGTTTGCTAAGTTTAGGTTTCCCATCATTTCTTCTCCTCAGATCCTCTCAGCAGGGCAAGGACCCTGTGTGAATCagtggcagctgagtggagagcTGAAGGCACAGGTACCTGGCTCCTCTCCCAGCCTGCTTAGTCTCAGCCTCAACCAGCAGCCTGCTGCACCAGAATGCAAGGTAAGATCCCATAAGTCTCGGAGGAGGAGGGATCTGGGAGGCCATGGGGGAACTTCAGGTATCTGGTCCTTATTATATGCCTTCCTCTCCCCCAGGTTCTGACAGCTGCAGGAAATAGCTGTAGGGTTGATGTCTTCACTAACCTTGGATACCGagctttctccctttctttctcctgacCCTCCTCTCCAGTCTTCCCCTTCCCACTTGTTAGAATCTActttgttaataaaaaaaaaaaaaggaagccatTTAGTCCAGTTTGGTGAACTTTTCCATCCACACAGTCTCTCAGAATCTAAAGCCCAAGATTTCATATCCATTTATATATTACTCTGTTAGATCTTGTTACATAAATACCCTCTGTAGACTCCCCCCAGCCCTGACTAGGGCAAGTTTATTGTGGTTTAGAAAAGATAAGCCTATGAATATGCAAAATAGACATTTCTGAAAGCtcttttggagggagggaggtttgGCCTTCCAAGTCCTGCCTTGATTTGGAAGCCTTTTCTGTCcccacttctgctgcttcagGATTTAGAGTCTTAACTACCTTTTGCCAACCCATATCCCCATATCATTGGCTCCCTTTAGCCCTAGCACCCTGAACCTTTTCCAGAAAAGTCACCTCCAGGCCACCAATCGCATATGCAGTCCAAGCACCCCCTCAGGTCCTTTTGAAAAGGTTGGTGAAGAAGCTACCAGCCCCTGTCCCTCTTCCCAAGGAGAATTTTGTAGCATCATTGTGGGGGACTGCTGGCTGGGAATTAAGCTCCTTTAGTCGCTGAGAATGAAGCTGCTGTCCAATTACTACCTGCATATCATCCTGGATGAAGAAGAGTAGGAAAGGGGTCAGATGGGGGAGGACTAACAGATTTACCACCCCCCATCCCCCAGCAGGGCTCTGTCCCTCTTACCTGCCAGGCCTCCAATTCCTGAGACAATGCCACCTTCTGGTGGATGGTTCGGAGCAGTTCCCGTGAAAGAGAGTCCCTTTCCAGGGAGACCCGGGTCAGTTCCAAGGAGAGGGCCAAAGACCTAGGTGGGAAATAGATGGGGAATCACACAGAGCTCTCCCTATTTGGTTCTGGATAAAAACAGACAGAAAAGGGTGTGGCAGCTATGGGAACAAAGTGAAGGTTTGGGGAGCAAAATTCTACAGTCAGTTTATTGACATGTAGGACTAGAACCTAGGGTTTCTGACCGAGTTTGgggtctttctgacaccaagcTATCATGAGAGCAGAGGCAAAAGGACGGGTGGACTTACTTGTTCACAGCTTCATCCCGGTCAGAGAATGCCTTATTCAGTGCTGACTCGGGGTCTTTGTCTTCCCTCAGCTCCTTTTGTCTCTGCAGTTCTTCTCGGAGGGACTGCAACTCTTCCACTCGCAAAGACAACTGGGGGAGAGGGCAGGAGAGATAATGTTCCAGAACCCACAGCTGATTGTATGCTGAGATCTAGGTGGTTCTCATTCTGATCCTCAAAGATTGTCTGGTCTTCTCACTTCCTCGTATTCCCCAGCATTCTGAGCCCTGAGCCTAATTCAGCTCACCTCATTTTGTAGCCGTTCCATTTCCACCTCCTTCTCTTCCAGCATTTCTCTAGGACTCATGGAGGCCCTCTTCCTAGGTGGCTCCAAGCCCTCTTCTAGAGGAGACTGGGTTTCTGATGAATTGTGGAGGAGATTGGGGTTGTGGATCCCCTaagaaccaagaaaaaagaaTGGCCCTGGGCCTAAGAAAGGCAGCTAGCTCAGCCTCTCTGGGCCCATGAGCTTTTCTTCTTTTAGGCTAGCTGATTTTTCATTAGTCTACCAGAACCTCTAGTAAGAAAGAGaagattaattttctttatcGGGGTAGGGTCCTTGACTAAAGTGAGATCTGGATTATTGCCAAAAATCTTGAAAGAACCACTTCTAGTAGTATGCCCCTCCTCAAAGAGGCGACTGATTCTAGAAGAGAAATATGAGCATTAACTgaatggggcagctgggtgggcACCTAGGGCAACTAAGTGGCTCAGTGagtagagtgtcaggcctggagtcagactcatcctcctgagttgaaatcttacctcaaatacttactagctgtgtgaccctaggcaagtcatttaaccctgtttgcctcagtttcctcatctttaaaatgaactggagaaggaaatggcaaaccactccattatctttgccaggaaaccccaaaaagggtcatgaggagtcagacacaactgaagtgactgaataacAGTGAATGTAGCCTGCAGTTTCAGAGGGCTAGGCATAGATAAAGTGAGTCCTCAATACCTAATTCAGTAAGATCCTACCCCAAACCAGTTCAGTGGTACTGGTTTCTCTTCAGTATTAATTGTTCCTACCTTGTGGTCTGGGGAATTGTTACAAGGGGTAAGTCCTGATCAGAGCTTACCTGGGGTGCCACTGGAAGTTGGGGGTCTACTTCCTCATCTAGGCTGTGGGCAATCTCAGATTGCAGGGAAGCCCCAGAGACTTCCGAATCCTGGAGCCGGGATTCCTCCTCAAGTTCAGAGACCTGGTGCTGGAGACGTCTGAGTGATGCAAGTGCTTCCCTGGCTTCTGAGCGGGCTCGTTCTAGCTGATGACAGAGCAAAGGGACTATTCAGCCCTTCAGCAACCAAGTCTTAATTGTTTTAGCATCTTTCCCCAAAATCTAGCATAGGGTCCTACCCAGTCCTTTTACACTTGCCCAATTGTTTCACTAGATCACTCATTCTAGtagcttttccaaaccttttgaaagtacttccttccccctccctcccccagctgAGAATCTTACATCATGtttcctacctcagacactagctgtgtgaccttgagcacatCACCTCTCTAAGGTTATACCTGATCACAGTTACTGTGTCTAATGGCCCTTTTTTCTGTCCACATTCTTCTTAacttctgcagcctttgacattcATGACCACTATCTTGTCTTTGGTATTATTTACTCTCTAGGTGACACTAttatctcctggttctcctcctacctatttgttccatctctgtctcctttgctggatcttaaTACAGTTGCCTACAAACTGTGGGCATTCCCCAAGGCTCTGCCCTaggtcctcttttcttttccccctataCTTGTTTGTTTGATGATCTTGGCTTCTGTGGATTATTGTCTTTCCTCAGATCATTCTCAGATCTAGTTATCCATGCATCCCTcacttctctcctgagctccagtcttgcatctccaactgtcttATTGGatatcaaactggatgtcccaaagCCATGCTAGATTCACCATGTCGAAAACTGAAGTCAtaatcttcccctctccccaactcttcctgcttctgaaCATCTTTTTACTGCTGAGGGCACCATAATCCTCCCAGTGAGGCAAGCTCCCAATGCAGGTGTCATCTTGGACTTGTCTCCCTTTCTCAGACCCCATATTCACTCTATTGCCAAGTCAAAATCTCTCTCATATACCCATTTCTGATGTCTGGACCTTTGCTGCTTAGGCTTCCTCCCTCAAGCTTTTTTCTCCACTCCAGTCCATGCTTCACTTTGGTATCAAAGTAATCTTTCtgaagcataggtctgaccatgcaGGTTATGACACGCTTCaccagtaaactccagtgactccctatcacttgcgggatcaaatacaaattctctTTTTAGCTTTCAGAACCTTTTATAGCCTGGCCCTTTGCTACATTTCCAGGATTCTTGAACCTCATTACGCTTCATGGACTCTCCGATCTGGTGAGGCTGGCCTCCTTGCTGCTTTTCACAGGAGACTTCATTCACTGGGTATTTGCTATGCCTGGAATTGTCTTTATGCCTCccagctttcctgacttcctccctccttcccccacccttctacaagaagcctttcccaatactCCTTAACACTGGTACCTTCCCTAGGTTATTTCTGATCCTGTATATTTCTTGTTTGTccacagttgtttgcatattgtttcccACCTTAGCCTGTTAGCTCCATGAGGGCAAacactgtttttgcctttctgtgcaaccccagcacttagcataatgcctggcacaaatCAGGCCTTAATGAATCCTTGTGGACTACACATAATAGGTGGTTGAATGACTAAAGTACATTCAGCCTCTTCCTTCTCATTGGCCCAGAAGTGGGGATGTTAGTCCACCAGGTGGCACCAAAAGCACCATGGACAGATGCGCAAAGAAAGTGAATGACTGCAGGATCCTGGGCTCACGATGTAGGCTGATATTGTGGCGCGTTGGGATTCTGCTCTCAGATTCCTGTTCTCATCAAGACTCCCTTCCTTTGGAGGAGGGCAGGTACAAAGGATGTGAAGTTAGGTTTCTTGCCCTGGTTCTTAGGCTGGATGTGCCTTGGgaaatctctgggcctcaatttccttatatgttATATCCATCAGTGACCCAATGCCTTGTCTTCTCATTGGCAGTAGTAAACAACATCAGGGGCTGGCAGTGCACTGCACAGAGGGGCTGGCATGCCACTCACCCCACTCCATCACTGCAGACTTTGTTCTCGTCCCAGGCCCTGGGTGTCCTgccctgccccccctccccatgCCAGCTCTGACCCATCACCTCTAGgctgtgttcccttctctcccttctgagCAGCAACAGCTCTTCATGCAGGGCTTGGACTCGGTGCTGACCCTGGTCTGCCTCCTCCTGCAGGCTCTTGATCTGCCCTTCCAGGTCCTGTCTCCGACTCTGGAGCATCTGGTTCTGGGGAGGAGCCAGAGAGCTGGTGTGGAGATGGAAGGGCTTCAGGACTCCCTCTCCCCCAGCTGCATGGTCAGGCCTAGCTCCTTACCTCTCCCTGAATGCTTTCCAGTCTGGCCCTCATTTCGGTCCCCACCAGCAGCTGGGCCTGGTACTCTCCTCGAAGGGCACTCAGTTCCTTTTGCAGTTCTTGCTCTGTGTGGGAGGCCTGATACATATGTGGTTAGGATTGGGGGAGAaggcagggagaggaaggaggtgaaTTCATTCAACTCTTCATGCATTTTTCCCAGGACCCAGTCATCCAGCTTCTCTCCTTCAGAGACCCAAGCATCTAGGCCCCCAGCCTCCTCTCTGGTAACCCAGGAATCTGGCACCCCACAGTTCTGGTTCCTGTTCCCCTCCCAGGATCCAAATGTCCAGCCTGCTAGCCCCATCCCCTTAGATTAACCTGTGCCAGCTGCTCACTGAGCCTGAGGTTCTGCTCACTGAGTTCTGTAAGTGCTTGGACTCGTTGGCGCCCACTGCTCTGCTGCTCTGAACGGCGTTCCCCAAGTTCAGCTCGAAGTGCAGCCACATCGACCTCCAGCTCCCCTGCCCGAGCCTCCCACTCGGCTCCACGGGCAGCCAGCCCCTGGCGAAGCTCATGGTTCTGCTGTTGTAGCCGCTGAGACaccaaagcagagagagaaaaagtgaaaatggggagacagagacagatagatggcTTAGCTAAGACTCAGGATCCTGGGACTTTGTGGGGGgctgggaaaggggaaaggaggcagTGGCCTTCACCTGCTGCTTCTGCTTGGGCTTTTTACTCTTGGTTCGGAGCCTCCTCCTGCGCCGCCTCAATCCCCCTGAGCTCATACCCCTGCCCATTGCATCTAACCCCTGTCCTTCTAGTCTCCCTTGGTCTTTGGTTCCCCTCTCCCAGCTTCTTTGGctccttctaattactcctttgCCCCCGCCCCACCCTATACCCCACgcctcagtctctcctccaaACCTGTCTGACTGGTGGGGGGACGCTCTCTGCCCCACCCAGACTCCTTGTGGGTTGatctgggaaaggaagaagggaaccTGTATACCTTTGTGCTGTTTGAAGGGGGAAAGGTGGAGCCTGGGGCTGCTTGGTCTGCTCCCATCTGCCTGTGAACTCCCAGGGCACTACTAGTCTGATCTTCTTCAAGGAGTcacaaatcatcatcatcaaaagtGGATAGGACCTTGAAGACCAGGTCcaactccccattttacagagggggaaactgaggcttagagaggaaaTGACTCACCCACAGTAACAGCAAGTTAGTAGCAAGCTAGAGCTAGAACCAGATCTCTTGCCCTCAGACTTGATCAGTTCCCACCACACCAGGCTAGTAATCTtgcttcttacttttttttttaacatatatttttaaagtttggagttccaaattctttctatccttctcctatccaagatggcaagcaatcttgTTTCTTGAAACCTAGGCTCCTTACCACCCCTTCCCTTTCACCCCTCAAATTAGAGGGCAACACAGGGCTAAGCTCACATCTAGtctaactaaacaaattctgtcTAGGCAGAGCTCAGGTATGAGTTGTGGAGAAATGATCCCTATGGGATTTATATTGTCTAAAATCTTAGAATTAGATGCAGGAGTGTACTGTTAagtatttaacaactggctctctggggGAAAATTAATATGTATGCACCACACACTTTTCAGCTTACcttgaattattaacattttcaccatcacaaatctagacaatcaataaaataaactaAGCCCTGATGAGTAGCTTTTGTAAAtatccaaggtataaatgcttacaatgaaaatttaacagtcaggtCCTAGGAGCAGACTTTATAGCACACCTCtgcctagaagggaccttaaggaCCATATGTGTGGTTCTGTCATGcctccctcattttctagatgcaGACAAAAGGAGAACAGTCACGCAGCCAGTTAGGGCCAGAGCTGCTTCTTAGAATCTGTTCAATGTTCTACTACACCATTCTGGTTTTGGAGGGGTTAGGGGGCAGGGACAATtggtaaataagcatttatggagTGACtcctatgagccaggcactaggctaaatgctggtgatacagagaaaggtaaaaaacacagtccctgaaatcaaggaacttacaatctaaaaagaaaaacagcatacCAGCGATTACATGCAAACAAGATGCACGCAGGAGAAACTGGAAATGctcaacagagggaaggcgcAGTGGAAGGACTTAGGAGGGACTGCGGAAAggttcctgtagaaggtgagattttaattgggacttggaggaagccaggaggcagaaattaAGGGCATTCCAGATGGCCAATCTAGAGGTAGAAAGGgaggtatgtgtgtgtctgtggagGAGTGAGAAACTTACCACATATTGGAGAGAGTTTAGAATTATGGAATACTGAAGTTTATAGCAAGGAGTGATCTTAGAAAACATTAGTCCAAtccctttctccattttacagatgggtgaCCGGATCTTCAGTGAAGGACAGTGACTACCAGGGTCATATGAGGCAGGGCCAGGCCTAGGGGCAAGTCATCTGCTTCCTAGCAAAGGA from Notamacropus eugenii isolate mMacEug1 chromosome 1, mMacEug1.pri_v2, whole genome shotgun sequence includes these protein-coding regions:
- the BICDL2 gene encoding BICD family-like cargo adapter 2 isoform X2, with the translated sequence MNSPSSPQFPSGLLSGSTSPSGDDGFFPFVLERRDSFLGGPGPGDEKPEDEPEDLAVLLQRKEKDLLLAAELGKMLLERNEELSRSLEVLKAQHAEREERLQQQNHELRQGLAARGAEWEARAGELEVDVAALRAELGERRSEQQSSGRQRVQALTELSEQNLRLSEQLAQASHTEQELQKELSALRGEYQAQLLVGTEMRARLESIQGENQMLQSRRQDLEGQIKSLQEEADQGQHRVQALHEELLLLRRERREHSLELERARSEAREALASLRRLQHQVSELEEESRLQDSEVSGASLQSEIAHSLDEEVDPQLPVAPQGIHNPNLLHNSSETQSPLEEGLEPPRKRASMSPREMLEEKEVEMERLQNELSLRVEELQSLREELQRQKELREDKDPESALNKAFSDRDEAVNKSLALSLELTRVSLERDSLSRELLRTIHQKVALSQELEAWQDDMQVVIGQQLHSQRLKELNSQPAVPHNDATKFSLGRGTGAGSFFTNLFKRT
- the BICDL2 gene encoding BICD family-like cargo adapter 2 isoform X1 codes for the protein MGLGSVWNRVLESWDQAELKGSGHVGPRDAWGSMNSPSSPQFPSGLLSGSTSPSGDDGFFPFVLERRDSFLGGPGPGDEKPEDEPEDLAVLLQRKEKDLLLAAELGKMLLERNEELSRSLEVLKAQHAEREERLQQQNHELRQGLAARGAEWEARAGELEVDVAALRAELGERRSEQQSSGRQRVQALTELSEQNLRLSEQLAQASHTEQELQKELSALRGEYQAQLLVGTEMRARLESIQGENQMLQSRRQDLEGQIKSLQEEADQGQHRVQALHEELLLLRRERREHSLELERARSEAREALASLRRLQHQVSELEEESRLQDSEVSGASLQSEIAHSLDEEVDPQLPVAPQGIHNPNLLHNSSETQSPLEEGLEPPRKRASMSPREMLEEKEVEMERLQNELSLRVEELQSLREELQRQKELREDKDPESALNKAFSDRDEAVNKSLALSLELTRVSLERDSLSRELLRTIHQKVALSQELEAWQDDMQVVIGQQLHSQRLKELNSQPAVPHNDATKFSLGRGTGAGSFFTNLFKRT